The sequence CGAAGCTGCCGGAGGCGTCCCAGGCCGCCGCGGACAAGTCCTACACCGACACTGTCGAAAAACTGGCCGAAGGCCTGCGGGGGGTGCTCAAGGCGCGCGGGGATTCTGAAAACCCGCGGGACCGGGAAATAGCCGCGATGTGGAGGGCGGTGAGCGGGGGGAATTAGCCGGGAACGGGGGGACGGCAAGGAACACGGACACACGGACAGGCACGGACGGGCACGGACAGGCACGGACGGGCACGGACAGGCACGGACAGACACGGACTGGGTGGACGGGGTGGACCGGGTGGACCGGGGGGACGGGGGGACGGGGGGACGGGGGGACGGGGTGGGAAATGCCCCCTGTGTCATTTGAAAAAGATGCCGCGCTTGAAGTTCGCCGGGTCCCTATGCTAGGATTTTTACATCCTCTGTGGGCGATTAGCTCAGTTGGTTAGAGCGCTGTCTTCACACGGCAGAGGTCACTGGTTCGAGCCCAGTATCGCCCACCATAGTTAAATTGTTGAAGCGGAAAGACTTAGAATTCCGTTACCCGCCTGAAAAGCGGTGCATTCCAAACCCAAAACTTGCGTAGTCTACGCAAAAACAGGGAGATTGCACCGTCATGGAAACGCCCAAACGCCTTCCGCCACTGACCCTCCACAAGCCCACCGGCCAGTGGTATGTCCGCCTGAACGGGGCATGCCACTATCTTGGCCGGGACAAAAAACAGGCCCAAAGCCGCCACCGCATCATGGTTGCCCAGTGGCTTGGGCGCGGTTGTGTGCCGGAGCCGCCACCGCCTGAGGACCTGACCGTCACCGAACTGTGCGCTCTATATGTCGCCCACTGCCGGGAATACTACGCGAAGGCGCCCCAGAACTTGGAGCGGGTGCGCCATGCCATAGCCCCCCTGCTGGCCCTGTGCGGCGACATGACCGCCATGGAGGTAGGCCCGCCCATCCTGAAGGTGCTTCGCCAGCGGATGATTGACAAGGGGAACACGCGGACCTACATCAACCGGACCATGCAGGTGCTGGTGCGGATGTACAGGTGGGCGGTTGCCGAAATGCTCCTACCCCCCGAAGTCCACCAGCGGCTGAAGGCACTGGAGGGGTTGCGGCAGGGGTTTACCGAGGCGGCGGACTCCACCCGGCGGCAACCCATGACTGAGGGCGAATTGGAGGCCGTGCGCGGCCACCTCCCCAAGCCGGTCATGGCCGCGCTGGAGGTCATGTTCCTGACCGGGGCAAGGCCCTCTGAGATTCTGAACCTGAGGCCGATGGACATTGACAAGAGCGGTGATGTCTGGCGGGTGGACTTGGAACACCACAAGACAAGCCACCTTGGGAAGTCCAGACACATCTTCCTTGGACCCCGCGCCCAGCATGTCATTGCCCCCTACCTTCTGAGGCGCGCCACCGCCTACCTGTTCAGCCCCCGCGAGGCGTTCCAAGAGTCTCTGGACAAGCGGCATGAGGCCAGAGTCACGCCCATGTCATGCGGGAACAGGCCGGGAAGCAACCGGGCGGCAACCCCAAAACGGCAACCCGGCGACCATTACGAGCATGCCGCGTTCCGCAGGTGCATCGCCCGCGCAATCGAG is a genomic window of Candidatus Hydrogenedentota bacterium containing:
- a CDS encoding site-specific integrase, whose amino-acid sequence is METPKRLPPLTLHKPTGQWYVRLNGACHYLGRDKKQAQSRHRIMVAQWLGRGCVPEPPPPEDLTVTELCALYVAHCREYYAKAPQNLERVRHAIAPLLALCGDMTAMEVGPPILKVLRQRMIDKGNTRTYINRTMQVLVRMYRWAVAEMLLPPEVHQRLKALEGLRQGFTEAADSTRRQPMTEGELEAVRGHLPKPVMAALEVMFLTGARPSEILNLRPMDIDKSGDVWRVDLEHHKTSHLGKSRHIFLGPRAQHVIAPYLLRRATAYLFSPREAFQESLDKRHEARVTPMSCGNRPGSNRAATPKRQPGDHYEHAAFRRCIARAIEQVNAERKAAKLDPLRNFCPYEARHGAATRIRQEGTLDMVQAVLGHAKIDMSAHYAQLNDALAEAVMKRMG